A genomic segment from Alteribacillus bidgolensis encodes:
- a CDS encoding lipopolysaccharide biosynthesis protein: MSFFRNVLWNLSGTIGVQLIGLITNIILARLLTPEIFGVVSLALVIIVFVHIIQEAGLSSVLVQKQKITKPLVATTFYVNITLSITLSLLVLFIAPKVALFYGYPELEKLLYYSIFGIIIGSFGVTFRGLLMRRRQFKKISIINLISELLGTILTFILFYFEEYFLAVGIRIIARPAFQSILLAYISNLNEIKGRPKIHLLKEILPFSSSVLGIKATNYIKNNVDYIVIGKILGSQSLGIYTIAFQWSTIAKFYISGSVAKVLFPEISKKQHDIFRVRQLFLNTVKHASFVIFPFCIGLMLIAPEFIYVIYGQQWSDAVPILQVLMIAGLLSSLGTVVGIVFQGLGRPNIELKITAISIFVFILLLIAGSYYGLIGVAFAVLIHAAIFDSILILQAIRLLNIPIKDLLKSLRSPFYSMVFVIIFYYLIKYMFFYEVYTFTSFSALLFIQIVLYIIASCLFNMPIVMSIYNIAKSIFLKAKDS; the protein is encoded by the coding sequence ATGAGTTTTTTTAGGAATGTTTTATGGAACCTTAGTGGAACTATAGGTGTACAACTTATAGGGCTAATTACAAATATTATATTAGCTAGGCTTTTAACCCCGGAGATATTTGGTGTTGTAAGTTTAGCATTGGTAATAATAGTTTTTGTTCACATTATTCAAGAAGCAGGGCTAAGTTCTGTATTAGTTCAAAAGCAAAAGATCACTAAACCATTAGTGGCTACGACTTTTTATGTGAATATTACTTTATCAATAACATTGAGTTTATTAGTGTTATTTATTGCTCCAAAAGTTGCTTTGTTTTATGGTTACCCAGAGCTTGAAAAATTGTTGTACTACTCTATATTCGGAATCATCATAGGGTCCTTTGGTGTTACATTTAGAGGATTACTAATGAGGAGAAGACAGTTTAAGAAAATATCAATAATAAACCTAATCTCAGAATTACTAGGTACTATTTTAACTTTTATTTTATTTTATTTCGAAGAATACTTTTTAGCTGTAGGAATAAGAATTATTGCACGTCCTGCATTTCAATCAATCCTTTTAGCGTATATCAGTAACCTAAATGAAATAAAAGGCAGGCCAAAAATTCATTTATTAAAAGAAATACTTCCTTTTAGTTCAAGTGTTTTAGGAATTAAGGCTACTAATTATATAAAGAACAATGTTGATTATATTGTTATAGGTAAAATTCTAGGGAGTCAAAGTTTAGGGATATACACTATAGCATTTCAATGGAGTACTATCGCTAAATTTTATATCTCTGGTTCTGTTGCTAAGGTATTGTTTCCGGAAATTTCAAAAAAACAACATGATATATTTAGAGTCAGGCAGTTATTCCTAAATACAGTAAAACATGCTTCTTTTGTCATTTTTCCATTTTGTATTGGGTTGATGTTAATTGCTCCGGAATTTATTTATGTTATCTACGGGCAACAATGGAGCGATGCAGTGCCAATTCTTCAAGTATTAATGATAGCAGGACTACTATCGTCTTTAGGAACTGTAGTAGGAATTGTCTTTCAGGGGTTAGGTAGGCCAAATATTGAATTGAAAATAACAGCTATTTCAATTTTTGTCTTTATCCTTCTTCTTATAGCTGGTTCGTATTATGGACTTATTGGTGTTGCTTTTGCTGTATTAATTCACGCAGCAATCTTTGATTCCATTCTTATATTGCAAGCAATACGTCTATTAAACATACCAATTAAAGATTTATTAAAATCTTTAAGATCACCATTCTATTCAATGGTATTTGTAATAATATTTTACTATTTAATTAAATATATGTTTTTTTATGAGGTATACACATTTACATCTTTTAGTGCATTATTATTCATACAAATTGTACTTTATATAATTGCATCTTGCTTATTTAATATGCCAATTGTTATGAGTATATATAATATAGCTAAGTCTATATTTTTGAAGGCTAAGGATAGTTAA
- a CDS encoding glycosyltransferase family 2 protein: MENAYYIFFLLSLFVIFWGMVGYSLSIKFLGKVYKNKKISKNYSHQPTVTVMVVAHNEEKVINEKLNNIVNLVYPKDKIKFIVASDNSVDKTNDIVEQFILENPDKKIRLHKVKKRLGKTNAQNEAQKLVDTEFLVMTDANSILDCNSIKELMASFSSDEISYVAGRLDYLNEEEGSVSQSEGNYWSKELRIREIESRIQTITAGNGALYACRNSEYYDFEPLKSHDSNMPRYFALKGKKAICNHDAIAYEKAGEVITDEFKRKVRMNRRILINILPDLRILNIFKYKWYSYFYFGHRTCRYLLWISHLVLFVSNALLIFNSWIFTLTFIGQVAFYLLALLKALTKIENKYLNIVYYYSVTVIAQWVGVYNIITGKAKPFWEKAESTR; this comes from the coding sequence ATGGAGAACGCATATTATATCTTTTTTTTATTGAGTTTATTTGTAATTTTCTGGGGGATGGTTGGATATTCATTATCAATTAAGTTTCTGGGAAAGGTTTATAAAAATAAAAAAATATCGAAAAATTATTCACATCAACCAACAGTTACAGTTATGGTAGTTGCACATAATGAGGAAAAGGTTATTAATGAGAAATTAAATAACATTGTTAACTTAGTTTACCCTAAAGATAAAATTAAGTTCATTGTAGCATCAGATAATAGTGTTGATAAAACCAATGATATAGTTGAACAATTTATATTAGAAAATCCAGATAAAAAGATTCGTTTGCACAAAGTTAAAAAAAGATTAGGAAAAACAAATGCTCAAAATGAGGCTCAAAAACTTGTAGATACAGAATTTTTAGTAATGACTGATGCAAATTCAATCTTAGACTGCAATTCAATCAAAGAGCTTATGGCTTCCTTTTCTTCTGATGAAATAAGTTATGTTGCAGGAAGGTTAGATTATTTAAATGAAGAAGAAGGTTCTGTAAGTCAAAGTGAGGGGAACTATTGGTCCAAGGAATTAAGGATTCGTGAAATAGAATCAAGAATACAAACAATTACTGCTGGTAATGGTGCTCTATATGCATGCCGGAATTCGGAATATTATGATTTTGAACCATTAAAATCTCATGATAGTAATATGCCAAGATATTTTGCTCTAAAAGGAAAAAAGGCAATTTGTAACCATGATGCAATTGCATATGAAAAAGCTGGAGAAGTAATTACGGATGAATTTAAAAGAAAAGTTCGAATGAATAGGAGGATATTAATAAATATTTTACCTGATTTAAGGATACTAAATATATTTAAATATAAATGGTATAGTTACTTTTATTTTGGACATAGGACTTGTAGGTATTTGTTATGGATATCACACCTTGTGTTATTTGTGTCAAATGCTCTATTAATATTTAATTCCTGGATTTTCACTCTAACTTTTATAGGCCAAGTTGCATTTTACCTACTAGCCTTATTAAAAGCATTAACAAAAATAGAAAATAAATATTTGAATATAGTTTATTATTATAGTGTGACTGTTATTGCACAGTGGGTTGGTGTATATAATATTATTACGGGAAAAGCAAAACCATTTTGGGAGAAAGCAGAGAGTACTAGATAA